The following proteins come from a genomic window of Aphelocoma coerulescens isolate FSJ_1873_10779 chromosome 29, UR_Acoe_1.0, whole genome shotgun sequence:
- the KRT18 gene encoding keratin, type I cytoskeletal 18, protein MSFSRRTVYSSSVRSGGIGTLGTPGIAPGRRFAPLGSAASVYAGAGGAGSRISVTRTLSSAGGAFGAGYGAGYGAGLGGSVFLGGSGAVANEKEAMQDLNDRLAAYLEQVRSLERENRRLETQIREFVAQKGPSAHDWSPQWELIEELRDKILETTVENARTVLQIDNARLAADDFRVKFEAELAIRLSVDGDIAGLRKVLDDTNMTRLQLEGDIEALNEELILLRKDHNQEVQDLRAQVSQSALTVEVDAPQSQDLGKVLGELRAQYDALAQKNLEDLEKQWGQQITETTLEVTQSTKDLDTARGTVGALRRSLQTLEIDLEALRNQNAGLEAALAEAEARAGAHLAQVQLQVSAAEAELRDLRAQLQRQNEQHRELLGLKDRLEAEIATYRQLLEGGDGFSLRDALDKETTATTAGTGTTQRVVTETREVKVRTY, encoded by the exons ATGAGCTTCTCCCGCCGCACCGTCTATTCCAGCTCCGTCCGCTCCGGCGGGATCGGGACCCTCGGGACCCCTGGGATCGCCCCCGGCCGCCGCTTCGCCCCTCTGGGCAGCGCCGCGAGCGTGTacgcgggggcggggggcgcggggtcCCGCATCTCCGTCACCCGCACCCTGAGCAGCGCCGGGGGGGCCTTTGGGGCCGGTTACGGGGCCGGTTATGGGGCCGGCCTGGGGGGCAGCGTCTTCCTGGGGGGCTCCGGGGCCGTGGCCAACGAGAAGGAGGCGATGCAGGACCTCAACGACCGCCTGGCCGCGTACCTGGAGCAGGTGCGGAGCCTGGAGCGGGAGAACCGGCGCCTGGAGACCCAAATCCGGGAGTTTGTGGCCCAAAAGGGGCCCAGCGCTCACGACTGGAGCCCCCAATGGGAGCTGATCGAGGAGCTGCGGGACAAg atCCTGGAGACCACGGTGGAGAACGCAAGGACGGTGCTGCAGATCGACAACGCGCGGCTGGCAGCCGACGACTTCCGGGTCAA GTTCGAGGCGGAGCTGGCCATCCGGCTGTCAGTGGACGGCGACATCGCGGGGCTGCGCAAGGTCCTGGACGACACCAACATGACGCGGCTGCAGCTTGAGGGGGACATCGAGGCCCTGAATGAGGAGCTGATCCTGCTGCGCAAGGACCACAACCAG gaAGTGCAGGACCTGCGAGCACAGGTGTCACAGTCGGCGCTGACGGTGGAGGTGGATGCACCACAGTCGCAGGATTTAGGGAAGGTCCTGGGGGAGCTGCGGGCTCAGTACGACGCCCTGGCCCAGAAAAACCTGGAGGACCTGGAGAAGCAGTGGGGGCAGCAG aTCACGGAGACCACCCTGGAGGTGACGCAGAGCACAAAGGACCTGGACACGGCGCGAGGCACCGTCGGGGCCCTGCGTCGCTCACTGCAGACGCTCGAGATCGACCTCGAGGCCCTGCGCAACCag AACGCGGGTCTGGAGGCGGCGCTGGCCGAGGCCGAGGCCCGGGCCGGGGCTCACCTGGCGCAGGTGCAGCTCCAGGTGAGCGCGGCCGAGGCGGAGCTGCGGGACCTGCGGGCGCAGCTGCAGCGGCAGAACGAGCAGCACCGGGAGCTGCTCGGCCTCAAGGACCGGCTCGAGGCCGAGATCGCGACATATcggcagctgctggaggggggTGATGGCTTCAG CCTGAGGGATGCCCTGGACAAGGAGACCACGGCCACCacggcagggacagggaccacCCAGCGCGTGGTCACCGAGACCAGGGAGGTGAAGGTCCGCACATACTGA
- the LOC138099927 gene encoding LOW QUALITY PROTEIN: keratin, type II cytoskeletal 8-like (The sequence of the model RefSeq protein was modified relative to this genomic sequence to represent the inferred CDS: inserted 1 base in 1 codon), giving the protein MSVSIPRQPVRSSAAVPGRSFSSRSFTAGPALRMSTAPAFGPYGGLRGGSGGLGGPSWVPGAGGGITAVTINRSLLAPLAVAVDPELQELRREEKEQIKTLNDKFAAFIDKVRFLEQQNKLLETKWGLLRAQPPPRSTLGGLLEGYAGTLRRQLEGLGQERQRLRTELGHVRGLVEEFKAKYEEEINHRTEKENEFVLLKKDVDEAYMSKVELESRLESLTDEINFLRQLYEEELQELRVQVSDTAVVVSMDNSRQLDMAGVLADVRAQYEDIAGRSRAEAEGLYQVKYEELKTAAGKQGDDLRQTRSQIQELNRRIQRIQAEIEALKNQRSGLEAAVAEAEERGELALRDARAKLAGLEGALAQAKQDLARQLREYQELMNVKLALDIEIATYRKLLEGEESRLEAAVQNLSIHTKTLGYLGEFGGVPGTPRFWVPPHGPPFTAASSSPQVDLGGALGGGLGGRLGGLWSARGTQCXPPPPEGMAPPKSRAIVIKKIETRDGKLVSESSDVLES; this is encoded by the exons ATGTCGGTCTCCATTCCCCGGCAGCCGGTCCGGAGCAGCGCGGCCGTTCCGGGCCGTTCCTTCTCGTCCCGCTCCTTCACGGCCGGCCCGGCACTGAGGATGAGCACGGCCCCGGCCTTCGGCCCTTACGGGGGGCTCCGTGGCGGctccggggggctcgggggtcccTCGTGGGtcccgggggcgggcggggggatCACGGCCGTCACCATCAACCGGAGCCTCCTGGCGCCGCTGGCCGTGGCCGTGGATCccgagctgcaggagctgcgccgggaggagaaggagcagatcAAGACCCTCAACGATAAATTCGCCGCCTTCATCGacaag GTGCGgttcctggagcagcagaacaagctcctggagaccaagtGGGGGCTCCTGCGGGCACAGCCCCCGCCCCGCAGCACCTTGGGGGGGCTCCTCGAGGGCTACGCGGGGACCCTGCGGCGGCAGCTCGAGGGGctcgggcaggagcggcagcggCTGCGCACGGAGCTCGGCCACGTCCGGGGGCTCGTCGAGGAGTTCAAGGCCAA gtACGAGGAGGAGATCAACCACCGCACAGAGAAGGAGAACGAGTTCGTCCTGCTCAAAAAG GACGTGGATGAAGCCTACATGTCCAAGGTGGAGCTGGAGTCACGCCTGGAGAGCCTCACGGACGAGATAAACTTCCTGCGGCAGCTCTATGAGGAG gagctgcaggagctgcgggTGCAGGTGTCGGACACGGCTGTGGTGGTGTCCATGGACAACAGCCGCCAGCTGGACATGGCCGGGGTGCTGGCGGACGTGCGGGCGCAGTACGAGGACATCGCTGGCCGCAGCCGGGCTGAGGCTGAGGGCCTCTACCAGGTCAAG TATGAAGAGCTGAAGACGGCGGCCGGGAAGCAGGGAGACGACCTGCGCCAGACCCGGAGCCAGATCCAGGAGCTGAACCGGCGGATCCAGCGGATCCAGGCAGAGATTGAGGCTCTCAAAAATCAG CGCTCTGGGCTGGAGGCGGCGGTGGCGGAGGCCGAGGAGCGCGGGGAGCTGGCGCTCAGGGATGCCCGGGCCAAGCTggcggggctggagggggccCTGGCCCAGGCCAAGCAGGACCTGGCGCGGCAGCTCCGGGAATACCAGGAGCTCATGAACGTCAAGCTGGCCCTGGACATCGAGATCGCGACCTACAGGAAGCTGCTGGAGGGCgaggagagcag gcTCGAGGCTGCTGTGCAGAACCTGAGCATCCACACCAAGACTTTGGGGTACCTGGGtgagtttgggggggtccctgggaccccccgcTTTTGGGTGCCCCCCCATGGTCCCCCCTTCACGGCTGCTTCCTCTTCCccacaggtggatttggggggggctttgggggggggtttggggggccgTTTGGGGGGGCTGTGGTCAGCTCGGGGTACTCAgt cccccccaccccccgagGGCATggccccccccaaatcccgtgCCATCGTCATCAAGAAGATCGAGACCCGTGATGGGAAACTCGTATCCGAGTCCTCCGACGTCCTGGAAAGCTGA